Part of the Reichenbachiella ulvae genome, GGTTTTGACTGAGGCACAGCTTATGAAACCATCGCAACTGGGCGAATCAATGCCACACAACCCGATCATGTTCAGGCCTACTTGAATAAAGTGATAGAAATGGAGGCCAAACCCTATGACAATCTTAGGCGGAAAAACCTGGTACAGTTGAGTGGAGGGAATTCTGGAGCAAGACTCAATTCCTTCAAGGGCTACGGTACAAGGATTTGCTACCATTGCAGTGGACAAAATACTAGGTGGAGAGTCAGTTTTGATATCAAAAAACAACAACAGTGCAGTGGAACTCATCAATATATCTGAGGAAATCAATGATGGAGTGATGACGGTCACTTTTTTTGGGCACTCAAGTGGTAGTATATCGGATATCGAAATTGGATTAGTCTCAGACCCATCATTTGGTTATTCCAACAAGGGAAAATACCCCACTTTCATGGTCAATGGTTGCAAGTCTGGGGATTTTTTTAGCGAAAACGATGAGTCATTTGGCGTGGACTGGATATTGACACCAGATCTAGGCGCAATCTCCTTTATGGCGCATAGCGATCTAGGTTTCCCGACAATCTCAAAAGGTACAGTGACCTTTTTTACAAACTGGCCTTTAATGAAGAGGCATTTACCAGTTTGGGCGTAGGTAAAATCAAAGCTGAAACAGCCAAGAGATCACATACAAAACTATGGCACAGGGGATGCCAATATTGCTCAGGTCCAATCTACTCAACTTGCAAGGAGATCCTGCTACCAGAAGTCTTTGGCGCAGACAAAGCTGACTATGGCGTAGATGAAAATTTGATACATATCAAAACCTTCAACAATCAACAACTCTTGACCTCCATTGATTCTTTTCAACTGGATTTCAATATCAAAAACTTCGGGATCTATGATGACACCCACTTTCAATACAGGTAGTCAGGACACTACCTGATGGCACCAATATTACCTATGGCCCTTTGTATTGATCCAGTACTCAGAGAAGATACGATTAGTTTCATTCTCAATAATCAAATCACTAATGCTGCGGGACAAAACACATTGCGAATTGACATTGACCCATTTGGTGAAATCGACGAGCTCAGTAAAACCAACAACAGTGCTAGCATTGATCTGTTTCTATCCAATGGCAGTACATTGAACCTGCTACCTACCATGTATAGCATTGAGACTACGTCGAATGTTAATTTTTTCTTTCAATCCACCAATATCTTGACCAACACACGTGGTTATGATTTTCAGATTGATACGGTAGACACATTCAACAGCCCCTACTTGAGCACACAATCTATCCAGTCCAAAGTTGTCGGACAGATTCCATTTGATCTATTATCCAAAGGAAACATCACAAGTGGAAAAGTGTTCTA contains:
- a CDS encoding C25 family cysteine peptidase; this translates as MEGILEQDSIPSRATVQGFATIAVDKILGGESVLISKNNNSAVELINISEEINDGVMTVTFFGHSSGSISDIEIGLVSDPSFGYSNKGKYPTFMVNGCKSGDFFSENDESFGVDWILTPDLGAISFMAHSDLGFPTISKGTVTFFTNWPLMKRHLPVWA